CTTTCTGCAAAAAGTTGGAACAGCCGAAACACGAGCAAAGATTTACCAATACCAGCTCGAACTTTTTAAGAACAAGGCAACAATTCTACCCCTATTTAAGAAGTTAGCCGAGACCAAAGGATGGAAATTTTCCATGGGAATCGAAAGAGCGTATGACCTAAGCGTGCTCGAATATTCCTTTGCCTTTTGGCAATGGGGTACGCCAGTGGATAGCATTCCGGCCAAAGGATCATCGGCCAAAATTCTCTTTAAACACTTCGCAGATGTTAACCCATTTACCTTCTTTGAGGATGGAGAGGTGGAAACATCGCGCCCATTCTTTTACCAAGCCATGACCGAAATGGGAATGTATGGCTACGACATTAAGCCATTTAATCAATACTTAAAGGATACCGCAAATATCACCTTTGGATTTACCATGCCTAAAGGATATGCACCCGTTTTCCGTCCCGAATCGATGCGCGACATCGACCGCTGGGTAAAAGATTCCGGAAACTACATGCTATACATCTATGGCCAAAACGATGCTTGGAGCTCAACGGCCGTTGAGCCCGGAACAAAAACCAACGCCGTAAAGATGGTGAACCCCGGCGGAAGCCATGGCACCCGAATCAGAAGTTTCCCACAACCAATGCAGGATAGCATCTACACGGTATTGGGAAAATGGATGGATGTAGATCTATCGACATTTAAAAAAACAAATACTAAATAACCACGGAGACACAGGATAATGTGCCAATGAGACAATATGCCAATGAGACGATGAGGCAATTAAAAAAAGTAAATGCTTTATCCGCTACGCGGAAATTTCTCCGTATTCTCCGTGCCTCTGTGTAACATTTCATTTTGCTTACTATCAAACATCCTTAATCATGGAATATGCACATCCAAAACTCTTCTGTGAATGCGGCGCAAATAGATTCAGCTCATTTGATGCCGGTGGTGCGCGCCGCTACGTGGATTTTTATTCGTTAACCGAGGGCTTTCCCGCTTCGCGGTTCGCCCCCGGCTATTATATTACGGCCCTTCAGGCCTAAAAAGAAAAAACATTATGCTATCTCCGTGTTCTCCGTGCCTCTGTGTAACATTTCATTTTGCTTACTATCAAACATCCTTANNN
The Williamwhitmania taraxaci genome window above contains:
- a CDS encoding S28 family serine protease, with translation MKKIIAPFLLLGLFVILISAKPIPQTPEEILSQISFVDSFSRIKNDSTMFASTYVVWFKMPIDHNDPNSPTFPLKGYYSHRDFNKPMVVVIDGYAMYTSRPNELSRILGSNQLTIEHRFFDQSRPKDSIPWSKLTIRQAAADEHQIIQAFKQYYHKKWASTGISKSGQTTIFHRRFYPNDVDVSVPYVAPLNQSNEEPRVYSFLQKVGTAETRAKIYQYQLELFKNKATILPLFKKLAETKGWKFSMGIERAYDLSVLEYSFAFWQWGTPVDSIPAKGSSAKILFKHFADVNPFTFFEDGEVETSRPFFYQAMTEMGMYGYDIKPFNQYLKDTANITFGFTMPKGYAPVFRPESMRDIDRWVKDSGNYMLYIYGQNDAWSSTAVEPGTKTNAVKMVNPGGSHGTRIRSFPQPMQDSIYTVLGKWMDVDLSTFKKTNTK